In a genomic window of Shouchella clausii:
- the drcR gene encoding daptomycin efflux response regulator transcription factor drcR — translation MKIMIVEDDLTIRDMVGETLEKWGFETVKIEDFDQIMQVFLNHDPHLVIMDINLPSFDGFYWCNKIREISKVPMIFLSSRDTPMDIVMSINMGGDDYIQKPFHMDVLIAKINALLRRTYSYMETQSKTIEHDGIILNLENGEALHGDRKSELTKTEFLILKILMKNKGTIVSRTKMMRSLWKNENFVDENTLTVNIARLRKKLAELGKEHFIMTKKGQGYIIQ, via the coding sequence ATGAAAATCATGATTGTGGAAGATGATTTGACCATTCGTGATATGGTAGGGGAAACATTAGAAAAGTGGGGTTTTGAAACCGTTAAGATCGAAGACTTTGACCAAATCATGCAGGTATTTCTTAATCATGATCCTCACCTAGTCATCATGGATATCAATTTGCCATCGTTTGACGGATTTTACTGGTGTAATAAAATCAGAGAAATTTCAAAGGTCCCTATGATCTTTCTCTCTTCCCGTGATACACCAATGGATATAGTGATGTCGATAAACATGGGAGGAGATGATTATATTCAAAAACCTTTCCATATGGATGTATTGATTGCAAAAATTAATGCACTCCTCCGCAGAACGTATTCCTACATGGAAACACAGTCTAAGACAATCGAACATGATGGAATTATATTAAACCTTGAGAACGGAGAGGCCTTACATGGAGATCGAAAGTCGGAACTCACGAAAACAGAATTTCTTATTTTGAAAATCCTGATGAAAAATAAAGGAACCATCGTCAGTCGTACGAAAATGATGCGTAGCCTTTGGAAGAATGAAAATTTCGTAGACGAAAATACATTGACGGTTAATATTGCTCGTCTGCGTAAAAAGCTTGCTGAACTTGGAAAAGAACACTTCATTATGACTAAGAAAGGACAAGGTTATATTATCCAATGA
- a CDS encoding DUF3173 domain-containing protein has protein sequence MVTVTKKDLIALGYGPSFSADIIRECKKLMISKGHTYYQSKKLDRVPKEAVEEVLGITLDV, from the coding sequence ATGGTTACCGTCACTAAAAAAGACTTGATAGCGCTAGGTTATGGTCCCTCTTTTTCAGCTGATATTATTAGAGAGTGTAAAAAATTAATGATATCAAAAGGGCACACGTATTATCAATCTAAAAAGTTAGATCGTGTTCCTAAAGAAGCTGTAGAGGAAGTATTAGGGATAACTTTAGATGTGTGA
- a CDS encoding helix-turn-helix domain-containing protein, protein MNGMINTNTEINERGFLPYPIILAANKGELEAMKVVVLHYRSYMTSLSMRKLRDEQGNTY, encoded by the coding sequence ATGAATGGGATGATTAATACTAATACGGAAATCAATGAGCGTGGCTTTTTGCCGTATCCAATCATTTTAGCTGCAAATAAGGGTGAGCTAGAAGCAATGAAAGTAGTTGTTCTACATTATAGAAGCTATATGACAAGTTTATCCATGCGTAAGCTCCGTGATGAACAAGGAAACACTTATTGA
- a CDS encoding tyrosine-type recombinase/integrase, protein MTKDIVKKAKNGTYYFRANLGYHPITGKQIQKYRSGFKTKKEAREEYSRLLLTKPDALEEKQDDVLFQHFIEDIFLPWYKTQVKRRTYDNRLPTVRKHFTFFNNLITTEITPIHVQKWQLALSKKKYRSSYIRNVQGLFSMAMDRAVVLGLAENNPSKIVGNVKKTKTKIDFWTKEEFEKVISLFYKEDYYQHFLFISLWFLFMTGMRIGEATAIQWEDIDFDKGLLSIDKTLYYKNLDNYSFVEPKTKASVRHIALDGDTLTLLSEWKDVQQSVVQTNFVMSYNGIPTQKHTLANAITRFSKKAGVHRIRLHALRHSHASLLISMGENPLIIKDRLGHEDIETTLGTYGHLYPNSNFEVAHKLEGIMSYQTATENEDTSPKNQFTARYLRKGLKTNNAITMQ, encoded by the coding sequence ATGACTAAAGATATCGTCAAAAAAGCAAAGAACGGAACTTATTATTTTAGGGCAAATTTAGGATATCACCCCATCACTGGCAAGCAAATTCAGAAGTACCGCAGTGGTTTTAAAACTAAAAAAGAAGCAAGGGAAGAATATTCAAGGTTACTACTTACAAAACCAGATGCACTAGAAGAAAAGCAAGATGACGTTTTATTCCAACATTTTATTGAAGATATTTTCTTACCTTGGTATAAAACACAAGTAAAAAGAAGAACGTACGATAATCGATTACCGACTGTAAGAAAACATTTCACTTTTTTTAATAACTTAATCACAACGGAAATTACCCCGATCCATGTTCAAAAATGGCAATTAGCATTATCTAAAAAGAAGTATCGTTCTTCTTATATTAGAAATGTTCAAGGGTTGTTTTCTATGGCAATGGATCGAGCTGTTGTTTTAGGACTAGCTGAAAATAATCCATCGAAAATTGTAGGTAATGTGAAGAAAACAAAGACCAAAATAGACTTTTGGACAAAAGAAGAATTTGAAAAGGTCATCTCTCTTTTCTATAAAGAAGATTATTATCAACATTTTTTATTTATTTCATTGTGGTTTTTATTTATGACAGGCATGCGAATTGGAGAAGCCACTGCGATTCAATGGGAAGATATTGACTTTGACAAAGGTCTGTTATCTATCGATAAAACACTTTACTATAAGAATTTGGATAACTATTCTTTTGTAGAACCAAAAACAAAGGCTAGTGTTCGTCATATTGCATTAGATGGAGATACACTAACGTTACTCAGCGAATGGAAGGACGTGCAGCAATCTGTCGTTCAAACCAATTTTGTAATGAGCTATAATGGTATCCCCACACAAAAGCATACGTTAGCGAATGCCATTACACGTTTTTCAAAAAAAGCTGGGGTTCATCGAATTAGATTACATGCTTTAAGACATTCTCACGCTTCTTTGCTTATTAGTATGGGCGAAAACCCATTAATCATTAAAGACCGCCTAGGACATGAAGATATTGAAACGACACTTGGCACCTACGGACATTTGTATCCTAACAGTAACTTTGAAGTAGCCCATAAATTAGAAGGTATTATGTCTTACCAAACAGCAACAGAAAATGAAGATACTTCACCCAAGAATCAATTCACTGCTCGTTACCTGCGTAAAGGTTTAAAAACAAATAATGCAATAACAATGCAATGA
- the drcA gene encoding daptomycin efflux ABC transporter ATP-binding protein drcA has protein sequence MKTIVEAKQIKKVYGAKGNVFSALEDIDLTVMEGEFVGIMGPSGAGKSTLLNILATIDEPTAGDIVVDGINLTKMNEEQLSAFRRDKLGFLFQDYNLLDTLTVKENIILPLALAKLNVKELERRADEVADKFGIRDILNKYPYQISGGQKQRTAASRAIISKPNLILADEPTGALDSKSATDLLESLKDLNEQDKATILMVTHDAYAASYCNRVLFIKDGKIFTELVKGKRSRKEFFNKVLDVLSALGGGANDVI, from the coding sequence ATGAAAACTATTGTCGAAGCAAAACAAATAAAAAAAGTCTATGGTGCAAAGGGAAATGTATTTTCAGCTTTGGAGGATATAGACTTAACCGTCATGGAAGGTGAATTCGTCGGTATTATGGGTCCCTCGGGTGCTGGTAAATCAACTTTACTAAATATATTGGCAACAATTGACGAGCCGACTGCTGGTGACATCGTGGTTGACGGAATCAATTTGACAAAGATGAATGAAGAGCAATTATCTGCCTTTCGCCGTGACAAACTTGGTTTCCTTTTCCAAGACTATAATTTATTAGATACTCTAACTGTGAAAGAAAATATTATCTTGCCGTTAGCCTTGGCAAAATTGAACGTTAAGGAATTGGAACGAAGAGCAGATGAAGTGGCAGATAAGTTTGGCATTCGCGACATTTTAAATAAGTACCCGTATCAAATTTCTGGGGGACAAAAGCAACGCACGGCAGCATCACGCGCGATTATTTCAAAGCCAAACCTAATATTGGCAGATGAACCAACAGGTGCGTTGGATTCGAAATCAGCAACAGACTTATTAGAAAGTTTAAAGGATCTTAATGAACAAGACAAGGCAACAATTTTAATGGTTACCCATGATGCTTATGCGGCAAGTTATTGTAATCGCGTCCTATTTATTAAAGACGGTAAAATCTTCACAGAACTTGTGAAAGGGAAAAGATCCCGCAAAGAATTTTTCAACAAGGTGTTGGATGTTCTATCAGCACTGGGGGGTGGAGCAAATGACGTTATTTAG
- the guaA gene encoding glutamine-hydrolyzing GMP synthase, with protein sequence MQVTNHETIVVLDFGGQYNQLITRRIRDLGVYSELHSHKLTADELKEMNPIGIIFSGGPNSAYAEGSPKCDPAIYDLGIPILGICYGVQLMTHHFGGKVDKASHREYGKALLNVENQSSLFKGLPIEQTVWMSHGDKIVAPPEGFTVDASNPSCPVAAMSDESRNLYGVQFHPEVRHSEFGNDLLKNFAFDICGAKGDWSMENFIEEEIKKIREQVGDRHVLCALSGGVDSSVVAVLIHKAIGDQLTCMFIDHGLLRKGEAESVMETFSQGFNMNVIKIDASERFLTKLKGVTDPEQKRKIIGNEFIYVFDEEAAKLKDKKMDFLAQGTLYTDIIESGTDTAQTIKSHHNVGGLPEDMAFELIEPLNALFKDEVRALGTELGIPDEIVWRQPFPGPGLGIRVLGEITDEKLKIVRESDAILREEIKKAGLDREIWQYFTALPNMRSVGVMGDTRTYDYTVGIRAVTSIDGMTSDWARIPWDVLEIISTRIVNEVEHVNRIVYDITSKPPSTIEWE encoded by the coding sequence ATGCAAGTAACGAATCATGAAACGATTGTTGTCCTTGACTTTGGTGGGCAATACAATCAACTGATCACAAGACGGATCCGCGACCTCGGTGTGTATAGCGAACTGCATTCACACAAACTGACGGCGGATGAATTAAAAGAAATGAACCCAATCGGCATTATCTTTTCAGGCGGGCCTAACAGCGCGTATGCAGAAGGTTCCCCTAAATGCGACCCTGCCATTTATGATTTAGGCATTCCGATTTTAGGGATTTGTTATGGCGTCCAATTAATGACACATCACTTTGGCGGCAAAGTCGACAAGGCTTCCCATCGTGAATACGGAAAAGCGTTATTAAATGTGGAAAACCAATCGTCGCTCTTTAAAGGCTTGCCCATTGAGCAAACCGTTTGGATGAGCCATGGCGACAAAATTGTGGCTCCTCCAGAGGGCTTTACCGTCGACGCTTCCAATCCTTCCTGCCCAGTTGCAGCTATGAGCGATGAGTCCCGCAACTTGTACGGCGTGCAGTTTCATCCCGAAGTGCGGCATTCCGAATTTGGCAATGACCTTTTGAAAAATTTTGCGTTTGACATTTGCGGCGCTAAAGGCGATTGGTCAATGGAAAACTTCATTGAAGAGGAAATCAAGAAAATCCGCGAACAAGTAGGGGACCGCCACGTGTTGTGCGCATTAAGCGGTGGTGTTGACTCCTCCGTAGTAGCGGTGCTCATCCATAAAGCCATTGGCGATCAATTGACATGCATGTTCATTGACCATGGCTTGCTTCGCAAAGGAGAAGCAGAAAGCGTCATGGAAACATTCAGCCAAGGCTTTAACATGAATGTCATCAAAATTGACGCATCAGAACGGTTCTTGACTAAATTAAAAGGCGTTACCGATCCAGAACAGAAACGGAAAATTATCGGCAACGAATTTATTTACGTCTTTGATGAAGAAGCGGCAAAACTAAAAGATAAGAAAATGGACTTCCTCGCTCAAGGAACACTTTATACCGACATCATTGAGTCAGGAACAGACACGGCCCAAACGATTAAATCGCACCATAATGTAGGCGGTTTGCCAGAAGACATGGCTTTTGAATTAATTGAGCCACTCAACGCGCTATTTAAAGACGAAGTGCGCGCTCTTGGCACAGAACTTGGCATTCCAGATGAGATTGTATGGCGCCAACCATTCCCTGGCCCAGGCCTTGGCATTCGCGTCCTTGGCGAAATTACCGATGAGAAGCTAAAAATTGTCCGTGAATCAGACGCAATCTTGCGTGAAGAAATCAAAAAAGCCGGGCTTGACCGCGAAATTTGGCAATACTTTACGGCATTGCCGAATATGCGAAGCGTTGGCGTTATGGGCGACACACGCACATACGATTACACAGTCGGCATCCGCGCCGTTACCTCGATTGACGGCATGACGTCCGATTGGGCGCGCATTCCATGGGACGTGCTGGAAATCATCTCCACCCGGATCGTCAACGAAGTCGAACACGTCAACCGGATTGTGTACGACATTACGAGCAAGCCACCTTCTACGATTGAGTGGGAGTAG
- a CDS encoding DUF4129 domain-containing transglutaminase family protein, producing MMHKKRQLYRDFVLYMFGFLLLMEWLYPVSEITHTDSIALFVAVSAVFFLITFFKIHLVWSLLLRFAVILGSLYLLFPGSSTEQMWMFAFLDDLFYNIYLLTAGNLADITDMHRTFLFLILLSILSYLLFYWIVQARRILLFLAISIVYIGTIDTFTDYSGSWAIVRTFIVGLFLFGLLLLLKRGEQKGTHAVLSFRTFGRSFALLGVFIMLAASIGYAMPKPEPQWPDPLPYLQSVFGFVPSGIGTPVQRIGYSEDDRRLGGGFVQDDTPIFIARVENGQYWKGETKNEYTGRGWQLSDALEVEERSVTPPLQGSKRADAVEVEEQQAELQLYSEGEQQFGHLFYPGELASPTVTDLVGEQDYPLQIDPVSAMATIANGELVPQRYEFQFYEQTYYVEGLRNVGRPDYSNDEELADYLALPEGLPERIGELAEDITKDADNQYDMAVAIEQYLSGPNFEYETEDVAIPAEGQDYVDQFLFETARGYCDNFSTAMAVMLRTLDIPTRWAKGFTEGEAQGTVGEDGTYQEYVIANSNAHSWVEVYFPEVGWVPFEPTPSFSGFSFQQPEIDIENGDEEDTEPEQREEPEQDEDEVQEPENEEETDESQTLGQTKEGPSWWLGAAIGILAVAALVLFLFRKAIARAYVSGMYKNDGRTETFVRSYERLLWLLGFHGYKRKTTQTLREYATDVDSELESTGMRELTEAYEQYLYSNKKPNIDGDRFHENWKNILNKIRT from the coding sequence ATGATGCATAAAAAAAGACAACTTTATCGTGATTTTGTGTTATACATGTTCGGTTTTCTTCTATTGATGGAATGGCTTTATCCTGTCTCAGAAATTACGCACACGGATTCGATTGCTCTGTTTGTCGCTGTTTCTGCTGTATTTTTCTTGATCACATTCTTTAAAATACACCTTGTCTGGTCACTGCTTCTCCGCTTTGCTGTCATTCTCGGATCGTTGTACTTGTTGTTTCCAGGATCAAGCACTGAGCAAATGTGGATGTTTGCTTTTTTAGACGATCTATTTTACAACATCTATTTGCTGACTGCTGGCAATTTGGCGGACATTACTGATATGCACCGGACGTTTTTATTTTTGATTCTCTTGTCCATCCTCAGTTACCTACTGTTTTACTGGATTGTTCAGGCACGGCGAATATTGCTTTTTTTAGCGATCAGCATCGTCTATATTGGTACAATTGACACATTTACCGATTATAGCGGGAGCTGGGCGATTGTTCGCACCTTTATTGTTGGGTTGTTTCTGTTTGGGCTGCTGCTGTTGCTTAAACGCGGCGAACAAAAAGGCACACACGCCGTTTTATCGTTTCGTACATTTGGCCGCTCTTTTGCTTTGCTAGGCGTGTTTATCATGCTAGCAGCGTCGATTGGCTATGCGATGCCAAAACCTGAACCGCAGTGGCCGGACCCTCTTCCTTATCTCCAATCGGTATTTGGCTTTGTTCCGAGCGGCATAGGCACTCCTGTGCAACGGATTGGCTACAGTGAGGACGATCGCCGCCTCGGTGGTGGCTTTGTCCAAGATGACACGCCTATTTTTATTGCTCGAGTAGAAAACGGCCAATATTGGAAAGGGGAGACAAAAAACGAGTATACGGGGAGAGGTTGGCAGCTTTCCGACGCATTGGAAGTCGAAGAACGGAGCGTGACGCCACCGTTGCAAGGAAGCAAACGTGCCGATGCCGTTGAAGTAGAAGAGCAGCAGGCGGAGTTGCAATTGTATAGTGAAGGGGAGCAACAATTCGGCCACTTGTTTTATCCAGGAGAGCTTGCCTCGCCAACGGTAACAGATTTGGTTGGCGAACAAGACTATCCGTTGCAAATTGATCCTGTTTCGGCAATGGCCACCATCGCGAATGGCGAATTGGTGCCACAGCGATACGAGTTTCAATTTTACGAGCAAACGTACTATGTGGAAGGCTTGCGAAACGTTGGCCGACCTGATTACAGCAACGATGAAGAGCTAGCGGATTATTTAGCATTGCCAGAAGGATTGCCTGAGCGTATCGGCGAGTTGGCCGAAGACATTACGAAAGACGCGGACAACCAGTACGACATGGCCGTGGCGATTGAACAGTATTTAAGCGGGCCTAATTTTGAATACGAAACAGAGGATGTGGCTATTCCAGCCGAAGGCCAAGACTACGTCGACCAGTTTTTGTTTGAAACAGCCCGAGGGTATTGCGATAACTTTTCGACAGCGATGGCTGTCATGCTGCGAACACTTGACATTCCGACTAGATGGGCAAAAGGGTTTACAGAGGGTGAAGCACAGGGAACTGTCGGCGAGGATGGAACCTATCAAGAATACGTTATTGCCAATAGCAATGCCCATTCTTGGGTAGAAGTGTACTTTCCAGAAGTTGGTTGGGTGCCATTTGAACCGACGCCTAGCTTTTCAGGTTTTTCCTTTCAACAGCCCGAAATTGACATAGAAAACGGCGATGAGGAGGATACGGAGCCTGAACAAAGAGAAGAGCCTGAGCAGGATGAAGACGAAGTGCAAGAGCCTGAAAACGAAGAAGAAACAGATGAATCACAAACGTTAGGCCAAACGAAAGAAGGCCCGAGCTGGTGGCTAGGAGCCGCTATAGGGATACTTGCAGTGGCGGCGTTGGTTTTGTTTCTGTTCCGCAAAGCGATTGCCCGTGCTTATGTAAGCGGAATGTACAAAAATGACGGGCGAACAGAGACCTTTGTCCGCTCCTATGAGCGCTTGCTATGGTTGCTCGGTTTTCATGGCTATAAGCGGAAAACAACGCAGACGTTGCGTGAATATGCAACCGACGTGGACAGCGAACTGGAGTCTACTGGAATGCGGGAGCTAACCGAGGCCTACGAGCAATATTTATACAGCAATAAAAAACCTAACATTGACGGGGACCGCTTTCATGAAAATTGGAAAAACATCCTCAACAAAATCAGAACTTGA
- the drcS gene encoding daptomycin efflux sensor histidine kinase DrcS: protein MSFFQYLKDKRNFFILNVIIMFFVSLMTIVSTDSRNTVSNIVYTNVVIFFIVAIYVIIEYYYNREFYRELNDLVESNHEEFLATLPKPRNDEQLLYLELLKKVNSVHGDQLQKLYNEKMDHQDFITSWIHEVKVPIAAGRLLMENSNGRTVEYLVDKFEDELDRIENYVEQALYYSRIDSFSKDYFISEVVLDQVAKNSVKKFAKSFINKQIRFHMDNIEQVVHTDSKWLGFIMDQVFSNSLKYTGEGGEISVQFEEDLKEKRLQIQDTGIGIKPEDISRVFEKGFTGSIGRSHAKSTGLGLYLAKEMALKLGHDLSIHSEDGKYTKVIIHFPKIRNYYHL from the coding sequence ATGAGTTTCTTTCAATATCTAAAAGATAAACGGAATTTCTTTATATTAAACGTGATCATTATGTTCTTTGTTTCTTTGATGACGATTGTGAGCACAGATTCCAGAAACACTGTAAGTAATATCGTATATACCAATGTGGTTATCTTTTTTATTGTAGCTATATACGTAATCATCGAATACTATTACAATAGAGAATTTTATCGGGAATTAAATGATTTGGTTGAAAGTAATCATGAAGAATTTCTCGCAACTCTGCCTAAACCGCGAAACGATGAACAACTGTTATATCTTGAGTTATTAAAAAAAGTAAATAGTGTGCATGGCGATCAATTACAAAAGTTGTATAACGAAAAAATGGATCATCAAGATTTTATTACATCTTGGATTCATGAAGTCAAGGTTCCGATTGCGGCAGGTCGCTTGCTTATGGAAAACAGTAATGGAAGAACTGTTGAATACCTTGTGGACAAGTTTGAAGATGAGTTGGATAGAATCGAAAATTACGTGGAGCAGGCTCTTTATTATTCTCGCATTGATTCTTTTTCCAAAGATTATTTTATTTCCGAGGTAGTGTTGGATCAAGTTGCTAAAAACAGTGTAAAGAAATTTGCCAAATCTTTTATTAACAAGCAAATTCGTTTTCATATGGACAATATTGAACAGGTTGTCCATACCGACAGTAAATGGCTTGGTTTTATTATGGATCAAGTTTTTTCAAATTCTTTAAAATATACAGGTGAAGGCGGGGAAATCTCCGTACAATTTGAGGAAGATCTAAAAGAAAAGCGGCTACAGATTCAAGATACAGGCATTGGAATTAAGCCAGAGGATATCAGCCGCGTATTTGAAAAAGGATTTACAGGATCTATTGGGAGAAGTCATGCCAAATCTACCGGTTTAGGTCTCTACCTTGCAAAAGAAATGGCTCTTAAATTAGGACATGACCTTTCCATTCATTCAGAAGATGGGAAATATACGAAGGTCATCATCCACTTTCCAAAAATCAGAAATTATTATCATCTATAA
- the drcB gene encoding daptomycin efflux ABC transporter permease drcB: MTLFSLARKNIKGNFNNYFVYFVTLVFSMVIYYTFTSLQYSEKIQESIELSDTMSFMFGVSSIILILFVAIFILYSNSFFTRKRKKEVGLYAILGLRKKTIAKMLFYENLIMGIIAIVIGIILGTLLSKLFAMILIKLMGSIAEVDFGISILAITQTVIVFMVIILFTSVQGYRLIYRFTLIELFYDEKKGEQIPKVSLISAVIGVILLVVSYWLILKPFPDEFTTEYLMKNYGIAFVALVIGTHLFFRSVTVYLLRLSQKNKSRYYRGTRIIETSRLLFRIRGNARTFTVIALLSSATICFLGATYSGYYSNEKRAEEVVPFSYSHLSKGPEFDSQVERIIKADHRHPIKAQLDIPVIQVKGILSFQLDYDINPVQLISESTFNKAANALNKDETVLLSRNQAAVIQPRFTEYTKSVFKGENITIQLPQGSSELPFVHMVESNVLPFDYPDFFLVVSNEMFAEIAKKEAPLTYKVYEVENEVTAQATSKKVNKLVGNDFQVSSSFYTEYKQGKEGNAITLFIFGFLGLVFLAASGSIIYFKQLTEANEAKGHYEILRKIGVNKKDIRKSIKRQSLFVFGLPLTVGILHSCVTLYFTSNFISNLIGINLIFPILMAIVFFVIIYAVYYVLTVNTYNRIVNK, translated from the coding sequence ATGACGTTATTTAGTTTAGCAAGGAAAAATATTAAAGGTAACTTCAATAATTATTTTGTCTATTTTGTTACGCTCGTCTTCAGCATGGTTATTTATTATACGTTCACTTCCTTGCAATATAGCGAAAAAATTCAGGAAAGCATTGAATTGTCGGATACAATGAGTTTCATGTTTGGGGTATCATCAATTATCTTAATTTTATTCGTAGCAATCTTTATTTTGTACTCCAATTCATTCTTCACAAGAAAAAGGAAGAAAGAAGTCGGATTGTACGCCATACTTGGTTTACGCAAGAAAACCATTGCAAAAATGTTATTTTATGAAAATTTGATTATGGGAATCATTGCAATAGTTATTGGAATTATTCTTGGAACCTTACTTTCCAAATTATTTGCAATGATTTTAATAAAACTTATGGGTTCAATTGCCGAGGTGGACTTCGGTATTTCCATTCTAGCGATTACCCAAACAGTCATAGTCTTTATGGTCATTATTTTATTCACTTCCGTTCAAGGTTACCGTTTGATTTATCGTTTTACATTAATCGAATTATTCTATGATGAGAAAAAAGGTGAACAAATTCCAAAGGTTTCACTTATATCGGCTGTTATCGGAGTTATATTGCTTGTCGTTAGTTACTGGCTGATATTAAAACCATTTCCTGACGAATTTACTACGGAATATTTAATGAAAAATTATGGTATTGCTTTTGTTGCTCTCGTCATTGGCACCCATTTATTTTTTCGATCTGTAACGGTCTATTTATTAAGATTATCACAAAAAAATAAGTCGCGTTATTACAGAGGAACTAGAATAATTGAAACATCTCGCTTACTGTTTCGTATTAGAGGGAATGCACGTACCTTTACAGTCATTGCATTGTTGAGTTCTGCAACGATTTGTTTCTTAGGTGCAACTTACAGTGGGTATTACAGCAACGAAAAAAGAGCTGAGGAAGTTGTTCCGTTCAGCTATTCGCATTTGTCAAAAGGTCCAGAATTTGATTCGCAGGTGGAGAGAATAATAAAAGCAGATCATCGACATCCAATAAAAGCCCAACTAGACATACCCGTCATTCAGGTAAAAGGAATACTCTCATTTCAACTGGATTATGACATAAATCCTGTGCAATTAATCTCAGAAAGTACATTTAATAAAGCAGCGAATGCTTTAAATAAGGATGAAACAGTCTTACTATCAAGAAATCAAGCAGCAGTAATCCAGCCAAGGTTTACTGAATATACGAAGTCGGTTTTTAAAGGAGAAAATATAACGATTCAATTGCCTCAAGGAAGCAGCGAACTGCCATTTGTTCATATGGTTGAAAGTAATGTGCTACCTTTCGATTATCCCGATTTCTTTCTCGTAGTTAGTAACGAAATGTTTGCTGAGATAGCCAAAAAAGAGGCTCCATTAACTTATAAAGTATATGAAGTGGAAAATGAAGTAACGGCACAAGCCACTTCAAAGAAAGTAAATAAACTGGTTGGAAACGATTTTCAAGTTTCTTCATCATTTTATACTGAGTATAAGCAAGGTAAAGAAGGAAACGCAATTACTCTCTTTATTTTTGGTTTTTTGGGACTTGTATTTTTAGCGGCAAGTGGAAGTATCATTTATTTCAAACAGTTAACAGAAGCGAATGAGGCGAAAGGACACTATGAAATCCTTAGAAAAATCGGTGTCAATAAAAAGGATATACGTAAATCAATCAAAAGACAGTCATTATTTGTGTTCGGATTGCCACTAACCGTAGGAATATTGCATAGTTGTGTGACATTGTACTTTACTAGCAACTTTATTTCTAATCTAATTGGAATCAATCTTATCTTCCCTATTCTAATGGCTATAGTCTTCTTTGTTATCATCTATGCAGTCTATTATGTATTAACTGTTAATACGTACAATCGCATTGTAAACAAATAA